A window of the Arachis duranensis cultivar V14167 chromosome 5, aradu.V14167.gnm2.J7QH, whole genome shotgun sequence genome harbors these coding sequences:
- the LOC107487329 gene encoding probable L-type lectin-domain containing receptor kinase S.5 — protein MDSRRWLYLGSATTFAILQLFLVVVLSQETQKYNFGPFNDSMINRELYVIPMAWLNFGALQLSPDSVVDGTLRNKSGRVFINKPFKLWDDTRIASFNTSFLMNIYPVVNNTPGEGIAFIIGPSLSIPPLSYGQYLGLTNQLTDGNSSNQIVAVEFDTVKQDFDPDDNHVGLDINGVVSKVTVPLSKFGFKLAASNPRFYMVWVEYDGVKKEMEVYMAESQYHYHGPIVAEKPSKAVLSSHLDLKGLVNDMSYFGFSASTGNYFELNAIVRWNLSVEVLPNNNMSSARNDNYWWKTGVGVVVGAPLLALLITGVMPFLRRKIRESGSDPKLLSTLRRLPGTPSEFRFRELKIATNNFHDSNKLGQGGFGIVYRGTLPKEKLQMAVKKFSRDSIKGISDFLAELTIINRLRHKNLVRLLGWCHNKGTLLLVYEYMPNGSLDNHIFFEKGTTKTPLSWSLRYKILLDVAFALNYLHNEYDQKVVHRDLKASNIMLDSDFNARLGDFGLARTLDNEKTSYAEGVPAGTRGYIAPECLYTGKATCESDVYGFGAVLLEVVCGQRPWAKIGGHHFLVGWVWQLHGEGKILEAVDLRLGNDFVAEEAERILTLGLACSHPMAPVRPKMQTIIQIISGSVPVPQVPPFKPPFVWPAVDQGPTAATLECSPINTTFFAR, from the exons ATGGATTCACGGCGATGGCTCTACCTTGGCAGTGCAACCACATTTGCCATTTTGCAACTGTTCCTGGTAGTGGTCCTGTCCCAGGAGACacagaaatataattttgggCCCTTCAATGACTCCATGATCAACAGAGAGTTATATGTCATACCAATGGCATGGCTGAATTTCGGTGCCCTTCAACTGAGTCCAGATTCCGTCGTTGATGGGACCCTCCGCAACAAATCCGGACGAGTGTTCATCAACAAGCCCTTCAAGCTGTGGGATGACACAAGAATCGCTTCCTTCAACACCTCCTTCCTCATGAACATCTATCCCGTTGTCAACAACACTCCCGGCGAAGGTATTGCCTTTATCATCGGACCTTCTCTCTCGATTCCACCCCTCAGCTATGGCCAATACCTGGGCCTCACCAATCAATTAACCGACGGCAATTCTTCCAACCAAATCGTTGCAGTGGAGTTCGATACCGTGAAGCAGGACTTCGACCCCGACGACAACCACGTTGGACTCGACATCAATGGCGTCGTCTCCAAAGTTACCGTTCCTCTTTCCAAGTTTGGTTTTAAGTTGGCTGCAAGTAACCCGCGGTTCTACATGGTGTGGGTGGAGTACGATGGTGTAAagaaggagatggaggtgtACATGGCAGAGAGTCAGTACCATTACCATGGCCCCATAGTAGCGGAGAAGCCATCGAAGGCAGTATTGAGTTCGCATCTAGACCTGAAAGGTTTGGTGAATGACATGTCATATTTTGGGTTCTCGGCTTCCACCGGCAATTATTTCGAGTTGAACGCAATAGTGAGATGGAACTTGTCGGTGGAGGTTCTACCTAATAATAATATGAGTAGTGCAAGAAATGATAATTACTGGTGGAAGACCGGCGTAGGTGTTGTTGTGGGAGCACCTCTTTTGGCTTTGCTTATTACCGGTGTTATGCCATTCCTACGCAGGAAGATAAGGGAAAGTGGATCGGACCCGAAATTGTTGAGCACACTGAGGAGACTGCCAGGGACTCCCAGCGAGTTCAGGTTCCGGGAACTCAAGATTGCCACCAACAATTTCCATGACAGCAACAAGCTTGGTCAAGGTGGCTTTGGCATCGTTTACAGAGGAACACTGCCAAAGGAGAAGCTGCAAATGGCAGTCAAGAAGTTCTCAAGGGACAGCATCAAAGGCATCAGTGATTTCTTGGCTGAGCTCACCATCATCAACCGTCTCCGTCACAAGAACCTTGTGCGCTTACTAG GATGGTGCCACAACAAAGGGACACTACTGTTGGTATACGAATACATGCCTAATGGAAGTTTGGATAACCACATTTTCTTTGAGAAAGGGACTACCAAAACCCCACTAAGTTGGAGTCTAAGATATAAGATCTTATTAGACGTGGCTTTTGCACTAAATTACCTGCACAACGAGTATGATCAAAAAGTGGTGCATAGAGATCTCAAAGCAAGCAACATTATGCTTGATTCCGACTTCAATGCACGTTTAGGTGACTTTGGCTTAGCTCGAACGCTTGACAACGAGAAAACCTCGTATGCCGAGGGTGTACCAGCAGGGACACGGGGCTACATTGCGCCGGAGTGCCTTTACACCGGTAAGGCCACGTGCGAGTCCGATGTGTATGGATTTGGAGCTGTGTTACTCGAGGTAGTGTGTGGTCAGCGACCATGGGCAAAGATTGGGGGCCATCATTTCTTGGTGGGCTGGGTTTGGCAGCTACATGGTGAAGGAAAGATTCTAGAAGCAGTGGACCTCAGACTTGGGAATGATTTTGTGGCTGAAGAGGCAGAGAGGATCTTGACATTGGGGCTAGCATGCTCTCACCCCATGGCTCCTGTGAGGCCCAAGATGCAAACAATTATTCAGATCATATCAGGGTCAGTTCCTGTGCCTCAGGTTCCACCCTTCAAGCCACCTTTTGTGTGGCCTGCCGTGGATCAAGGC CCTACAGCTGCCACTTTAGAGTGCTCTCCCATTAACACAACCTTCTTTGCTCGTTAA
- the LOC107487286 gene encoding LOW QUALITY PROTEIN: probable L-type lectin-domain containing receptor kinase S.5 (The sequence of the model RefSeq protein was modified relative to this genomic sequence to represent the inferred CDS: inserted 1 base in 1 codon), protein MQFMTPLGGSIVVHFPFSLSVVRSSGSFLVSLLFRPSTYLSKSPCRANLSNRSLAITHSSIVDVGVQIQNLEAGNIMLDSDFNARLXDFGLARAIENERTSYAELEGVAGTRGYIAPECLHTGKATRDSDVYELGVVLLEVVCGERAWARIEGYNLLVDWVWYLYREGRLLDAVDPRLGNHYVGEEVEMMLKLGLACSHLIANERPKMQEIVQIISGLMPVPYIPLFKPAFVWPVLNNTLTPATIDYTPINTAFFAR, encoded by the exons ATGCAGTTTATGACTCCTCTGGGAGGATCTATTGTTGtccattttcctttttccttatcTGTTGTTCGTTCCTCTGGCTCCTTCTTGGTTTCTCTGCTTTTCCGTCCTTCGACGTATTTGTCTAAGAGCCCTTGCCGAGCTAACCTTTCTAACAGGTCCTTGGCTATCACACATTCGTCCATT GTGGACGTTGGGGTCCAAATCCAGAATCTGGAAGCGGGTAACATAATGCTAGACTCTGATTTCAATGCACGCC GGGACTTTGGTTTGGCACGCGCAATTGAGAATGAGAGAACCTCGTACGcagagttggaaggagtggcaGGCACAAGGGGATACATTGCACCAGAGTGCTTGCATACAGGCAAAGCCACGCGTGACTCCGATGTGTACGAATTGGGGGTTGTGTTGCTTGAAGTGGTGTGTGGTGAGCGAGCATGGGCAAGGATTGAGGGATACAACTTGTTGGTGGATTGGGTTTGGTACCTGTATCGTGAAGGAAGGTTACTGGATGCAGTAGATCCCCGACTTGGGAATCATTATGTGGGTGAAGAAGTAGAGATGATGCTGAAATTAGGGCTGGCATGCTCTCATCTCATTGCGAATGAGAGGCCTAAGATGCAAGAAATAGTTCAGATTATATCTGGGTTAATGCCTGTTCCTTATATCCCTCTCTTCAAGCCCGCGTTTGTGTGGCCAGTGTTAAATAATACACTCACACCTGCCACTATTGATTACACACCTATTAACACAGCCTTTTTTGCACGTTGA
- the LOC107487330 gene encoding uncharacterized protein LOC107487330 isoform X2 produces the protein MSQEHTNLCGIWISGIRLKKQRVDLTSRAISMANPTTSSSSSVAASPTEEKMDRLPAELNVTKTQEPNSRVRLQVEVPAVVCEDCYERVISEFTKQASGHLKTVASLLNVAEKARRYIPREFKLAEAFGLP, from the exons ATGAGCCAAGAGCACACAAATCTGTGCGGGATATGGATTTCAG GAATAAGACTCAAAAAACAAAGAGTGGACTTGACTTCAAGGGCCATTTCCATGGCTAACCCAACCA cttcttcttcttcttcggtgGCTGCTTCTCCCACAGAAGAGAAAATGGACCGTCTTCCGGCAGAGTTGAACGTCACCAAAACACAAGAACCCAATTCCAGA GTTAGACTTCAAGTGGAGGTGCCAGCAGTTGTCTGTGAGGATTGTTACGAAAGGGTCATATCTGAGTTTACAAAACAAGCAAGTGGACACCTAAAAACTGTTGCTTCTCTATTGAATGTG GCAGAGAAAGCTAGAAGATACATTCCAAGAGAATTCAAATTGGCTGAAGCTTTTGG ACTTCCATGA
- the LOC107487330 gene encoding uncharacterized protein LOC107487330 isoform X1, producing the protein MWLRKVLTNYLVHMYICSFGEGIRLKKQRVDLTSRAISMANPTTSSSSSVAASPTEEKMDRLPAELNVTKTQEPNSRVRLQVEVPAVVCEDCYERVISEFTKQASGHLKTVASLLNVAEKARRYIPREFKLAEAFGLP; encoded by the exons ATGTGGTTGAGAAAAGTTCTGACCAATTATTTGgttcatatgtatatatgttcATTCGGCGAAGGAATAAGACTCAAAAAACAAAGAGTGGACTTGACTTCAAGGGCCATTTCCATGGCTAACCCAACCA cttcttcttcttcttcggtgGCTGCTTCTCCCACAGAAGAGAAAATGGACCGTCTTCCGGCAGAGTTGAACGTCACCAAAACACAAGAACCCAATTCCAGA GTTAGACTTCAAGTGGAGGTGCCAGCAGTTGTCTGTGAGGATTGTTACGAAAGGGTCATATCTGAGTTTACAAAACAAGCAAGTGGACACCTAAAAACTGTTGCTTCTCTATTGAATGTG GCAGAGAAAGCTAGAAGATACATTCCAAGAGAATTCAAATTGGCTGAAGCTTTTGG ACTTCCATGA